The following coding sequences lie in one Megalodesulfovibrio gigas DSM 1382 = ATCC 19364 genomic window:
- a CDS encoding aminopeptidase, producing the protein MADNPLFHTPKSAWERYASPEDRQAMEDMALRYLAFLTACKTERETVRYLVDRAAAAGYVENLDSETYLRPWRGKTVLLARKGRRPLAEGFRLLGAHGDTPRLDLKQRPFTEDCDLLRAKTHYYGGIRKYQWLAIPLALHGVVVLADGRVVDIVLGEDDDFAFAIPDLLPHLAQKHNEQKISDGFEAEKLNIILGHEPAGKPSPEAEAPKDPVKTRILAMLHERYGIAEADFLSAELQAVPAGPARFIGLDKALIGSYGQDDRACVFCALEALLQAQAPEYTTLVLIWDKEEIGSDGATGAQSRFLEYCLEDLIAAWNPGTALRTAMLAGKALSADVHAPVDPDFQELHDAKNSARLGYGPSFSKFTGHRGKYGASEADAEYVGWLRGVLDARGIPWQMAELGKVDLGGGGTVAKFLAQYGMDVIDVGPCVLSMHSPLELSSKADIFATTEAFRAFLES; encoded by the coding sequence ATGGCTGACAATCCGCTGTTCCATACCCCAAAGAGCGCCTGGGAGCGCTACGCCTCCCCCGAAGACCGCCAAGCCATGGAAGACATGGCCCTGCGCTACCTCGCCTTCCTCACCGCCTGCAAGACCGAGCGCGAAACCGTCCGCTACCTCGTGGACCGCGCCGCCGCCGCCGGCTATGTGGAGAACCTGGATTCCGAGACCTATCTTCGTCCCTGGCGCGGCAAGACGGTGCTCCTGGCCCGCAAGGGCCGCCGGCCGCTTGCCGAAGGCTTCCGGCTCCTCGGCGCGCACGGCGACACCCCCCGCCTGGACCTCAAGCAGCGGCCCTTCACCGAGGATTGTGATCTGCTGCGCGCCAAGACCCACTATTACGGCGGCATCCGCAAGTACCAGTGGCTGGCCATCCCCCTGGCCCTGCACGGCGTGGTCGTGCTGGCCGACGGCCGCGTGGTGGATATTGTGCTGGGCGAAGACGACGACTTCGCCTTTGCCATCCCGGATCTGCTCCCCCACCTGGCCCAGAAGCACAACGAGCAGAAAATTTCCGACGGCTTCGAGGCGGAAAAGCTGAATATCATCCTGGGGCACGAGCCCGCGGGCAAGCCTTCCCCCGAGGCCGAGGCCCCCAAGGATCCCGTCAAGACCCGCATCCTCGCCATGCTGCACGAGCGCTACGGCATCGCCGAGGCCGACTTCCTCTCCGCCGAACTGCAGGCCGTGCCTGCCGGGCCGGCCCGGTTCATCGGGCTGGACAAGGCCCTGATCGGCAGCTACGGCCAGGACGACCGCGCCTGCGTCTTCTGCGCCCTGGAAGCCCTGCTCCAGGCCCAAGCCCCCGAATACACCACCCTGGTGCTGATCTGGGACAAGGAGGAAATCGGCTCCGACGGCGCCACCGGCGCGCAGTCCCGCTTTCTGGAATACTGCCTGGAAGACCTGATCGCCGCCTGGAACCCCGGCACGGCCCTGCGCACCGCCATGCTGGCCGGCAAGGCCCTCTCCGCCGACGTCCACGCCCCCGTGGACCCGGACTTCCAGGAGCTGCACGACGCCAAGAACAGCGCCCGCCTGGGCTACGGCCCCAGCTTCTCCAAATTCACCGGCCACCGCGGCAAATACGGCGCCAGCGAGGCCGACGCCGAATACGTGGGCTGGCTGCGCGGCGTGCTGGACGCCCGGGGCATCCCCTGGCAAATGGCCGAGCTGGGCAAGGTGGATCTGGGCGGCGGCGGCACCGTGGCCAAGTTCCTGGCCCAGTACGGCATGGACGTCATCGACGTCGGCCCCTGCGTGCTCTCCATGCACAGCCCCCTGGAACTCTCCAGCAAGGCGGACATCTTCGCCACCACGGAGGCCTTCCGGGCCTTCCTGGAAAGCTGA
- the selA gene encoding L-seryl-tRNA(Sec) selenium transferase, translated as MSTPAALFRHLPSTDAALQYLEADPLLAALPRDLRKDAATAFLDMLRAAIKDGRIDNAAHLADAVLFPQLAAFVRRAGQPHFCRVLNATGVVVHTNLGRSLLAEEAIQAVTQANRYYSNLEFDLDSGERGSRYSHVEALICRLTGAEAALVVNNNAAAVLLMLATLCQGQEVIVSRGQLVEIGGSFRIPDVMARSGAILKEVGATNRTHPRDYENAITDQTAALLKVHTSNFRIIGFTREVSLAELREIGGRHGLPVLEDLGSGTFFDFSTIGLHGEPTVREVLAQGADVVTCSGDKVLGGPQAGIIMGRKQFIDPIKKNPLNRALRIDKMTLAALEATLRLYLDPAQARERIPTLRMLAMTHEALRQKAGRLARRLRKELGAGVRVSTCPGASRVGGGAFPERDLPTTLVELDTTGMGLSPDELQRRLLESDPPLVGRIERNRFCLDPRTLLDEELPLATTVLRSAIIS; from the coding sequence ATGTCCACACCCGCTGCCCTGTTCCGCCACCTGCCGTCCACCGATGCCGCCCTGCAGTATCTGGAGGCCGATCCCCTCCTGGCTGCCCTGCCCCGCGACCTGCGCAAGGATGCCGCCACCGCGTTTCTGGACATGCTGCGCGCCGCCATCAAGGACGGCCGGATAGACAACGCCGCCCATCTGGCCGACGCCGTGCTCTTCCCGCAGCTCGCGGCCTTCGTGCGCCGGGCCGGGCAGCCGCACTTTTGCCGCGTGCTCAACGCCACGGGCGTGGTGGTGCACACCAACCTGGGCCGCTCCCTGCTGGCCGAGGAAGCCATCCAGGCCGTGACCCAGGCCAACCGCTACTATTCCAATCTGGAATTCGACCTGGACTCCGGCGAGCGTGGCAGCCGCTACAGCCATGTGGAGGCCCTGATCTGCCGTCTCACCGGAGCCGAAGCCGCCCTGGTGGTAAACAACAACGCCGCGGCCGTGCTGCTCATGCTGGCCACGTTGTGCCAGGGGCAGGAAGTGATCGTCTCCCGTGGCCAGCTGGTGGAAATCGGCGGGTCCTTCCGCATTCCGGATGTCATGGCCCGGTCCGGCGCCATCCTCAAGGAAGTGGGCGCCACCAACCGCACCCATCCCCGGGACTACGAAAACGCCATCACCGACCAGACTGCCGCCCTGCTCAAGGTCCATACGTCCAACTTCCGCATCATCGGTTTCACCAGGGAAGTGAGCCTGGCCGAACTGCGCGAGATCGGCGGCCGCCACGGCCTGCCTGTGCTGGAAGATCTGGGCAGCGGCACGTTCTTTGATTTCTCCACCATCGGCCTGCACGGCGAACCCACGGTACGCGAGGTCCTGGCCCAGGGGGCGGACGTGGTCACCTGCAGCGGGGACAAGGTCCTCGGCGGACCGCAGGCCGGGATCATCATGGGCCGCAAGCAATTCATCGATCCCATCAAGAAGAACCCCCTCAACCGGGCGCTGCGCATCGACAAGATGACCCTCGCCGCCCTGGAAGCCACCCTGCGGCTGTACCTGGACCCTGCCCAAGCCCGCGAGCGCATCCCCACCCTGCGCATGCTGGCCATGACTCACGAGGCCCTGCGGCAGAAGGCCGGCCGGCTGGCCCGCAGGCTGCGCAAGGAGCTGGGCGCCGGGGTGCGCGTCTCCACCTGTCCTGGCGCATCCCGTGTGGGCGGCGGGGCCTTTCCCGAACGCGACCTGCCCACCACCCTGGTGGAGCTGGACACCACCGGCATGGGCCTTTCCCCGGACGAACTCCAGCGCCGCCTGCTGGAAAGCGACCCGCCCCTTGTCGGGCGCATCGAACGTAACCGCTTCTGCCTGGATCCGCGCACCCTGCTGGACGAGGAACTGCCCCTCGCCACCACGGTGCTGCGCTCGGCAATCATCTCATAA